CATGCACGTCACGGCTGTCGATGTCACTCCGGCAGCATCGTGGTTAGTGCGTTCTCACATTGAACACGGCTACGTCGTGGTGGAGATCAAGCCTCCAATGGTGCTTTCAGTGCTCAAGGAAATAAACGAACCGCGATACGTGACCCTGATGAATATCCTGGAAGCGGAAAAGAAAGAAACGCAAATCTGGTCGTCCAGCGATCTGGAACTAAAAGAGCCCTGGCTTGGCTTGAACGGATCACCGACCTGCATGGTGGACCTCTTTGTTCCGGAGAAGAAAGGCAGGGCGGAAATTTTACAGGGCGGGCCTCGTGAACAAGCCGCTGAACTGGCTGATCGACTCCATCGCTCAGGATTCTGCTAGGGTGCCAACGTGACAGAAATCATCGAAAGCAAGATTTGGGTATTTATCGAGCAGCGCCAAGGACGAATGGCGGAAGTGGGACTTGAAATCCTGGGCAAAGCTGCTGAATTGGGGCTGTCCATTGGCTCGAAAGTTGCCGGTGTGCTCGTTGGCAGTTCATTGGCCTCACTGTCCGACCAGGTGCTCTCTTACGGCGTGGACGAAGTTCTCGTGGCCGACAATCCGCTGCTGACCGATTACTGCAATCAGGCTTATGTCAAGGTCTTGGAGCAGGCTGTCAGTGCATGGCAGCCCGAGATTTTGCTCTTGGGGGCCACAGCTATGGGAACCGATCTGGCCCCGCGGTTGGCCGCGCGCCTGCGCACAGGCCTGTCGGCTCACTGCATCGATCTGCACCTCACCGCTGAAGGCGAATTGCTTTCTGTCGTGCCAGGATGGGGCGGAAATGTCATGGCGCGGGTTAGCTGCCCCCGGACTCGTCCCCAGGTGGCAACGGTGATGCCGGGGGTATTCAGCCTCCCTGATGCCACGGAGGCCCGGGGCCGCAAAATCTCCGTCGAAACTCTGATCGAACCTGCGGACATAACGTATCGCACCGTGGAAGTAAAGCGAGAAGAAGCACCAAAGGGCGGCCTTGAGACAGCCGAAGTGGTCGTGGCCGGCGGGTGGGGGGTAGGCACGAAGGCCGATTGGCGTTATATTGAAGAACTGGCTTTGGTCTTGAACGCGGCAGTCGGGGCCACGCGCCCCCCGGTGGACGAAGGCTGGGCCGAAGAAAAGCAGATGATCGGCCAGAGTGGACGGACGATTCGCCCCAGGCTGTACATCGGTGTCGGGATTTCCGGCCATATGCATCACCTTGTAGGTCTTAAGGACCCGGAACTGATAGTGGCTATCAACGGAGACCCCAACGCGGCGATATTCGACCACTGTCACTTGGCCCTGGTGGGCGATTTCAAGGAGATCGTTCCGGCCCTGATAGAGAAAATAAAGTCCTATTCCTCAGCACAATAACCCCTATACCCTTCAAACCACGGAGGTCCAACATGGCCCTGAGAACAAGAGAGCAGTATTTGTCAGCCTTGAAGCAGATGAGACCCAATGTCCACAAGTTCGGTCAACTCATTGAGGACGTCACCACTCATCCCGCCACCATGCGCGTTGTGGAGAGTCACGCCCGGGGCATCGACGCGGCCCATGATCCGAAATTGGCCGAGATTTTTACGACAAAATCGACCCTGACCGGCGAGACCATTCACCGGAATTCCGCGCTCATGACGTCGCCCGAAGAGATGATGTGCAACTCCAAATTCAAGCGGAAGATGTACCACCTTACGGGCACGTGCACAGGTGGCCTTTGCGTGGGCTGGAACGGCCTGAACGTAATGTGGTCAGTGACCAGTGAGATGGACGAGGCCCTGGGCACCGATTACCACGCTCGGCTGAAACAATGGGGCCAGGGGTTCCAGGAGAAAGGCCTGGTCGTGGCCGGGGCTCTGACCGATGCTAAAGGCAACCGCAAGCTGAAACCACACCAGCAAGTAGACCTGGATTCGAATGTCCGCATCGTTGAACGGAAGAAGGACGGCGTAGTAATCCGTGGGGCCAAGCTCATGATCTGCGGGGTGGCCGCGTCGGACGAGATATTCCTCTTACCCGGCAGCGGGTACGGAGAAGGGGACAAGGATTTCGCCTTTGTCGGCGTTATCCCCAAAGACATCGACGGTCTCACTATTGTTGAAACCAGGCGTCCCAGTGATAGCCGGGAATTGGAAGAAGGGTTCGACGTTCCGACTCAGACGGGAATCACGCAGGCCTATCTCATATTCGAAGATGTTTTCGTACCCAACGAGCGAGTTTTTCTGGCCGGTGAATACCAGTACACGGCTCCGATCCTGACCCGGTTTACAGCAACGTACCGCTCGTGCATCGGGGCCTGTGTGGCGGGACAAGGCGACGTGATGGTGGGGGCTGCGGCGCTGATCGCTCGCACGAATGGTCTTAGCGCCAAGGCGTTCAGGGACAAACTGGTCATCATGGAACTCAACAACGAGGCCACCTTTGCTACGGGCATCGGCGCCATAGCCTTGGGCAAGAAGCACCCGTCAGGGGTCTGGCTCGCGGACAGTCTCACCGGCCACGCGAACAAGATCCTCGTGGCGACTCTGCCTTATGAAACCAAGAGACTTTGCCAGGAAATCGGCGGCGGGATCGTTGAGACCGGTTGTTTCCCGTCATACCAGGACCTCACAAGCCCCGAATACGGCCATCTTATTCAGAAATACATCAAGGCCGGCGCAGGTTCAGCCGAAAGCAGAGCCCGTGCAGCGCGATTGATCGAATGGCTGACCATCGGCGCGGGGGTGCCCGGATGTATGCACGGAGGCGGCTCGCCCGACGGAGCAAGGATGGTGGTTTTCGGTTCCAGCCCGTTGGAAGAGTACGCAGGCTATGCCAAGAGCTTGGCGGGGATTGAAGAAGAGATCCCTGAACCGGCGAAGTAGCACAGCCTGGCGTGGTCTCTGTGGTGGTTTGGCATTTGTAGGGCGGCCTATGGCCGCCGACTAGACGAACCTGCGGGAATGGACCCTAAGTAGGATGCGGTGAGCTGCGCGAACCGCATCGCTTGCGGAATAGAAAGCCAACGATGCGGTTCCCGTCGGTCACCGCAGCCTACGCGCACAACTAAGAGGCTGATGCGAGCGCTCGATAGCTCTGCATGAGCTGAGAGCAGACTGGACACCACTAATCTAGTCCTAGCGAACCCAAGAAAGAGAATGCCCGCATTTCTTTTGCAAGAAGTTCTCACCTATCCCGAACCTGAGTATATAATAATTTATGAATGCTTGATGTCAGAGGTAATCCCATGATTTCTAAAGACGAGTTCATATCCGAAGCGGTCGCCCTCCCTGTCGAAATTCGCCTTCAGCTTGTAGAAAGGCTTCTTGAAAGCCTCAATCCTTGTAACAAAGACATAGACGAGCTGTGGGCTATCGAGGCAGAACGGAGAGTCACTGAAATAGACAAAGGAGAAGTGAAGACCGTCCCGGGAGACGAGGTATTCCGGAAGCTACATAATCGGCTCAAGAAATGAAGTACCGTTTCCACCCGGATGCAGAAGCTGAACTTAACGAAGCGGTTGATTATTACGATGGATGTGAAGAAGGTCTCGGTCTGGAATTCGCAAGGGCGGTTTATGCTGCGGTACAAAATATCTGTCAATACCCACTTGCCTGGACATCTCTCTCCCCGAACACCCGGAGATGCCTTCTAAATCGCTTCCCATATGGGCTGGTTTATCAGTTCAAAGGTGACGAAATAATCGTCATAGCTGTCATGCAGCTCAACCGGAAACCGGATTATTGGCGTAAGAGAAGGGTTTAGGAGACATGCGCATGCAATGAACAGGGGGCACGGGATGGAGTCACCCACAAAAAGGCCCATTTATGAGGCTGCTAATATCTCTTGATAGCTAAACATGGGCCAAGAGCCAACTTGAGCCCATTGTGTGCACAGCAACCCTTCAGTTACTTGGAGCGTCACTTTGTCGTTGCGAGGGCCTCAGCCCGAGCCAATCTCAGCGCTTAAAGCGATTCCAGAAAATAATTTGTGTGCTTGCGTCATTCGGGCGGAAACCGGAATCCAGAAGGAAGGGGGGCCAGGCTTTCGCTGGGACGACGGGTATGCGCTCTTCGGAAAGAGCTTTAGAGAAATACTATAAGGGCTGGAATTGCTTAGGTTCGCGCGCAATGATAGTTTTCCTGCTAGAAACTGAACGGTTACGGCCCGTACGCAAAAATGCTTGACACGAGGGCGGGAAGTTGAGTAGTGTGCAGTGGAGACCGACCGGTCGGTCTCAAGCCCAAGGAAGACTTAGTGTCTGTTCAACATTTCATGATATCATAGATCCGTGTGGCGTAAATTCTCCGTTCATTCTTTTTCAAACCGTCTAATCTGACCTGTTAAACGTTCAAACCTGTTATTGTCTTAGCCATCGGGAATTACAGGGATGAAAACCCTTCTCCTATCAAACGGTGACGATGCTTTCTCTGCCGGTATCCTGGGAAGCGAATAGCTCGACCAAGACAACCGGGTGTGGATCATAGTGCTGTTTGTCCTCTAACCGGTAACTGGTAACAACTAAGCTCGGCGCGCTGAACCCTTTCGGCCGCGCATTCAAACGCAGTTTCTCTCATGCGACATCGCGCGGGGAGTCAACCCATGACGCTGGACAATGTCAGGGAAGACGCCAGGGGCAACACTCTGCCCAAACTGCTGCTAAGTCGGCAGACCCGGAAAGAAGCCGGCAGAGTTGCCATTCGTGAGAAAGACTTAGGCATCTGGCAGTCTTACACGTGGGAAGAATATTGGAGACAGGTCAGGACGTTTGCTGCGGGCCTGGCTGCCCTGGGGTTCAAGCGCGGTGACACGCTCGGAGTCATCGGTGATAACCGTCCCCAGCTCTACTGGGCCCAGGTGGCGACCATGTGTCTTGGGGGCATACCGGTCCCCATGTACCAGGATGCCATTGAAAAAGAACTTCAGTACATTATTGAACACTCGAATGCCCGCATAATAGTCGCCGAAGACCAGGAACAGGTGGACAAGATGCTGGCTCTCAAGGAACGAGTGCCGGCCATCGAGATTATCATCTACGACGACCCCAAAGGGATGCGGCATTACGATCATACGCATATTAAAGCCTTCACCCAAGTCCAGGAACTGGGCGTCGAGTTCGACAAGCAAAACCCGGGCTACGTGGACCGGGAAATCGAAAAAGTCCAACCGGACGATATTGCACTCATTGCGTACACCTCGGGAACCACAGGAAATCCCAAGGGTGTCGTGCTGAGCCACGCCAACCTCATCACCAATGCTCGTTCCCTTTCTTCCATGGAAGACCACCGCCCCACGGATCAGATCATGGCCTATCTGCCCATGGCGTGGATCGGGGATGGGGTGCTGTCGATCGCCATGTTCCTCAACACAGGCTTTACGGTCAACTGTCCGGAGGACCCTTCGACAGTCATGCGGGACATGCGGGAAATCGGTCCCACCCTTTTGGTATGTCCGCCTCGTATTTGGGAAAACATTCTCTCCATGGTCCAGGTGAAAATGGACGACGCCTGGTGGCCGATCCGCAAAGCGTATGACTATTTCCTGAACGTAGGCATTGAGGCGGTTAAGCTGGAGAGTGCAAAGAAGCCTGTTCCCCTACATCTCAAGGTGCTGCGTGCGGTCGGGAAAGTGGTGGCTACCAGCCCGCTACGGGATAATCTTGGCCTCGCCAAAATACGTTTTGCATACACCGCCGGCGCCGCGATCGGTCCGGAGGTATTCCGTTTCTTTCGGGCCATAGGGGTGAACCTCAAACAGATTTACGGGCTCACCGAGACTTCGGCAATGTGCACGTACCAGCCGGATAGTGATGTCAAGCTCGATACAGTGGGCAAACCCTGCGTGGGTGTGGAAATACGGGTAAGCGATCAGGGGGAGGTCATGATCAAGAGCCCCGGCGTTTTCCAGGGTTACTACAAGAATCCTGAGGCCACTGCCGAAGCCTTGGACCAGGGATGGCTGCATACCGGGGACGCGGGCATCATCGACAAGGACGGGCACCTCAAGATCATCGACCGGGCCAAGGACGTTAGCGTCATGGCTACGGGCACCATTTTCGCTCCTCAATACATCGAGAACAAGCTTAAATTCAGCCAGTTTGTCAAGGAGGCGGTCACTCTGGGCCAGGACAAAGACTACGTCGCCGCAATGATCAACATCGACGCAGAAACGGTGGGCAACTGGGCCGAACGCAGAGGTATCGGCTTCACCTCTTACACAGACCTGAGCCAAAAACCGGAAATCTACGATCTGATCTACGAGGAAGTGAAGAAAGTCAACGGCCTCCTTTTCGAAGAGGAGCAACTCCGTGGTGCTCAGATCAAGCGCTTCCTGATCCTCCACAAAGAGTTGGATCCGGATGACGCGGAAATTACCCGCACCCGTAAGATCAGACGGCGCTTTATTGCCCAAAAATACGAGAAACTCATAAATGCGCTGTACTCGAACCAGGACCGAGTAAACGTGGAGGCGGTCATTACTTATGAAGACGGCCGCCAAGCTACCATTCGAGCCAATTTGGTCATCCGCGAAGTAGAAATCAAGAATTGACCGGCGGCCGCAAGACGAAACGGTCGAGCGGTCTTTCCGGAGCTGCGAAGAAGGAGAGATACGAGCATGCCTGACGGCATCCAGAGCCCGATGCTCAAAGTCGGCAACGCCTACGTAAGCTTCGGGGTTCTTCACGCCTTGATCAGCGTCAGCCTTGAAATCAACCCCGGAGAAATACTTGCCATAATCGGACCCAACGGAGCGGGAAAGACTACTCTGATCAACGTGATCAGCGGAGTGTACCATCCGTCTCCCGGGGAGGTGTTCTTCGAGGGCGAGGAGCGGACCTCAATGTCTCCGCACCATGTAGCCGCCTTGGGAATTGCCAGGACATTCCAGAATGTGGCCCTTTTCAAGGGAATGACCACGCTGGACAACCTCCTGGTAGGCCGGCACCTCCTCATGCGTTCCGGCCTGTTCGCTTCGGGTTGTTATTGGCGTTGGGGCCAAAAAGAAGAGATCAGCAACCGGGAAGCAGTAGAAGACATCATCGACTTTCTGGAAATTGAGGCCATACGCAAGACACCTGCCGGAATGCTTCCGTACGGGTTGCAAAAAAGGGTCGAACTCGGCAGGGCGCTGGCAGCCAAACCCAAGCTGCTCCTGCTCGATGAGCCCATGGCCGGGATGAACCTGGAAGAAAAAGAAGACATCGCTCGATTTATCCTGGATGCGAATGAGGAAAGAGGGATCACCATAGCTTTGATAGAGCACGACATGGGCGTGGTAATGGACATTTCAGACAGGATCGTGGTGCTGGATTACGGTAGGAAGATTGCCGAAGGCACACCGGGCGAGATCCGTGACAACCCGGAAGTGATCAAAGCCTACCTTGGGGCTCATGGAAAGAAGTGAAGAGGGCAGCCGTTCGCCGGGACAGATCGACCGCCTGGTATCACAATAGACGAGTCTTGGAAAGGGAGATGCTCTCCCCTTCATCCTCACCTGGCGCACCACGCCGAAGCGTGAAAGCCCGGTGAGCCAAAACCGAGAGGAATCACCGATGTGGGATACGGCGTTTTTTGCCTTGGAATTGACCATAAGCGGCCTCCTCGTAGGTCTGATGTACTCACTGGTCGCGTTGGGCTTCGTGCTCATCTATAAGGCCTCGGGAGTCTTCAATTTTGCTCAAGGAGACATGACGTTTCTTGCGGCACTGGGTCTGGCTGCGCTCTCGGTCAAGTTGCCTCTCTGGGTGGGAGTTATCATCATCATCGGTGTGATGGTGGCTCTGGCGATGGCGATTGAGCGGATCGTGCTCAAGCCGCTGGTTGCCAGGCCTCCCCTTGTGCTGTTTATGGCCACAATTGGAATAGCCTTCTTTCTTCAGGGCCTGGCTCAGGGAGTCTGGGGCACCCAGCCGCGAGGCCTGAACCTCGGTGTGGCTGATGAGACGTACGAGATCGCAGGCATTTTTGTCAGCTCTCTGGATATTCTCGGCGCAATCGTGGCCGGAGTCTTGGTTGTGGTTCTTGTGTGGTTTTTCCAAAAGACCAAGACCGGCCGGGCCCTTCGAGCCGTATCCGACGATCATGAAGCAGCGCTTTCCGTGGGGATTCCGCTGAGAAAAGCGTGGGGCATCACCTGGGCGATAGCCGGGATAGTTGCCATTGTTGCAGGGGCGTTGTGGGGAACCAGGGTCGGGGTTCAGGCGAGCCTGGCGCTCTTAGCGCTGAAGGCTTTGCCGGTCCTCATCCTGGGAGGAATTGATTCCATTCCGGGCGCCATTATAGGCGGGTTGATCATAGGCGCTACCGAAAACTTGGCCGAAGGCCTCCTCGGTCCCATGGTGGGAGGAGGCATCAAGAATTTCTTCCCCTATCTCCTAGCCTTGATTGTACTGGGAGTTCGCCCGTACGGCCTGTTCGGCCGAGAGATCATCGAAAGGGTCTGAACGATGTTCTATCGAGAAACCGGCGTATTCAAGACCACGTATGCCACGGACATGGAGCTTTTTCCGCTTCCGTTGGATAAAATCGGCTTCGCGGTCTGCATTTTATTCGCGTTTCTGATTGTGCCTTTCTTTGCGAGCCACTACTTGCTGGTGAGCATCTTCATTCCGTTTCTGGTCTTCTCTTTGGCCGCGCTTGGTCTGAACATTCTGACGGGTTATGCAGGTCAGCTCTCGTTGGGCCACGCTGGCTTTATGGCTGTGGGGGCCTACGCGACGGTGGTCATGTATAACCGCTATGATGTGCCGCTGCCGCTGGCTCTGTTGGGGGCCGGGGCGATTACGGCCGTCGTAGGTTCCACCTTCGGTTTGCCATCTTTGCGGATCAAGGGCTTCTATCTGGCTGTGTCCACTCTTGCTGCGCAATTGATCATCGAGTGGGTAATCACGCACGTGAAGTGGATCAGCGGGGGAGTATATTCCACTGTAGACATCCGAGCACTGGAATTCATGGGCTGGAAAATCGACACGGCCCCCGAGAAGTATTACGTCGCGCTGGTAATTGTGGTGGTAATGGCCCTCTTCGCAAAGAACCTCATGCGCAGCCGAATAGGTCGAGCGTGGATGTCCATTCGCGACATGGATGTGGCGTCGGAAATAATTGGAATCTCGCAGTTTAAATATA
This portion of the Desulfomonile tiedjei genome encodes:
- a CDS encoding branched-chain amino acid ABC transporter permease, whose translation is MFYRETGVFKTTYATDMELFPLPLDKIGFAVCILFAFLIVPFFASHYLLVSIFIPFLVFSLAALGLNILTGYAGQLSLGHAGFMAVGAYATVVMYNRYDVPLPLALLGAGAITAVVGSTFGLPSLRIKGFYLAVSTLAAQLIIEWVITHVKWISGGVYSTVDIRALEFMGWKIDTAPEKYYVALVIVVVMALFAKNLMRSRIGRAWMSIRDMDVASEIIGISQFKYKVLAFAVSSFYAGVAGGLVVAVYYGSANIEEFHLMLSFEILGMVIIGGMGSILGSFLGAAFMTLLPIFIDLSISSISHNIVDLSKVFTPDLMANAKNMIFGALIIFFLAVEPLGLARLWNTIKDYLRLWPFPY
- a CDS encoding AMP-binding protein, which produces MTLDNVREDARGNTLPKLLLSRQTRKEAGRVAIREKDLGIWQSYTWEEYWRQVRTFAAGLAALGFKRGDTLGVIGDNRPQLYWAQVATMCLGGIPVPMYQDAIEKELQYIIEHSNARIIVAEDQEQVDKMLALKERVPAIEIIIYDDPKGMRHYDHTHIKAFTQVQELGVEFDKQNPGYVDREIEKVQPDDIALIAYTSGTTGNPKGVVLSHANLITNARSLSSMEDHRPTDQIMAYLPMAWIGDGVLSIAMFLNTGFTVNCPEDPSTVMRDMREIGPTLLVCPPRIWENILSMVQVKMDDAWWPIRKAYDYFLNVGIEAVKLESAKKPVPLHLKVLRAVGKVVATSPLRDNLGLAKIRFAYTAGAAIGPEVFRFFRAIGVNLKQIYGLTETSAMCTYQPDSDVKLDTVGKPCVGVEIRVSDQGEVMIKSPGVFQGYYKNPEATAEALDQGWLHTGDAGIIDKDGHLKIIDRAKDVSVMATGTIFAPQYIENKLKFSQFVKEAVTLGQDKDYVAAMINIDAETVGNWAERRGIGFTSYTDLSQKPEIYDLIYEEVKKVNGLLFEEEQLRGAQIKRFLILHKELDPDDAEITRTRKIRRRFIAQKYEKLINALYSNQDRVNVEAVITYEDGRQATIRANLVIREVEIKN
- a CDS encoding 4-hydroxyphenylacetate 3-hydroxylase — its product is MALRTREQYLSALKQMRPNVHKFGQLIEDVTTHPATMRVVESHARGIDAAHDPKLAEIFTTKSTLTGETIHRNSALMTSPEEMMCNSKFKRKMYHLTGTCTGGLCVGWNGLNVMWSVTSEMDEALGTDYHARLKQWGQGFQEKGLVVAGALTDAKGNRKLKPHQQVDLDSNVRIVERKKDGVVIRGAKLMICGVAASDEIFLLPGSGYGEGDKDFAFVGVIPKDIDGLTIVETRRPSDSRELEEGFDVPTQTGITQAYLIFEDVFVPNERVFLAGEYQYTAPILTRFTATYRSCIGACVAGQGDVMVGAAALIARTNGLSAKAFRDKLVIMELNNEATFATGIGAIALGKKHPSGVWLADSLTGHANKILVATLPYETKRLCQEIGGGIVETGCFPSYQDLTSPEYGHLIQKYIKAGAGSAESRARAARLIEWLTIGAGVPGCMHGGGSPDGARMVVFGSSPLEEYAGYAKSLAGIEEEIPEPAK
- a CDS encoding electron transfer flavoprotein subunit alpha/FixB family protein, coding for MTEIIESKIWVFIEQRQGRMAEVGLEILGKAAELGLSIGSKVAGVLVGSSLASLSDQVLSYGVDEVLVADNPLLTDYCNQAYVKVLEQAVSAWQPEILLLGATAMGTDLAPRLAARLRTGLSAHCIDLHLTAEGELLSVVPGWGGNVMARVSCPRTRPQVATVMPGVFSLPDATEARGRKISVETLIEPADITYRTVEVKREEAPKGGLETAEVVVAGGWGVGTKADWRYIEELALVLNAAVGATRPPVDEGWAEEKQMIGQSGRTIRPRLYIGVGISGHMHHLVGLKDPELIVAINGDPNAAIFDHCHLALVGDFKEIVPALIEKIKSYSSAQ
- a CDS encoding addiction module protein, with translation MISKDEFISEAVALPVEIRLQLVERLLESLNPCNKDIDELWAIEAERRVTEIDKGEVKTVPGDEVFRKLHNRLKK
- a CDS encoding branched-chain amino acid ABC transporter permease, which codes for MWDTAFFALELTISGLLVGLMYSLVALGFVLIYKASGVFNFAQGDMTFLAALGLAALSVKLPLWVGVIIIIGVMVALAMAIERIVLKPLVARPPLVLFMATIGIAFFLQGLAQGVWGTQPRGLNLGVADETYEIAGIFVSSLDILGAIVAGVLVVVLVWFFQKTKTGRALRAVSDDHEAALSVGIPLRKAWGITWAIAGIVAIVAGALWGTRVGVQASLALLALKALPVLILGGIDSIPGAIIGGLIIGATENLAEGLLGPMVGGGIKNFFPYLLALIVLGVRPYGLFGREIIERV
- a CDS encoding type II toxin-antitoxin system RelE/ParE family toxin: MKYRFHPDAEAELNEAVDYYDGCEEGLGLEFARAVYAAVQNICQYPLAWTSLSPNTRRCLLNRFPYGLVYQFKGDEIIVIAVMQLNRKPDYWRKRRV
- a CDS encoding ABC transporter ATP-binding protein, with translation MPDGIQSPMLKVGNAYVSFGVLHALISVSLEINPGEILAIIGPNGAGKTTLINVISGVYHPSPGEVFFEGEERTSMSPHHVAALGIARTFQNVALFKGMTTLDNLLVGRHLLMRSGLFASGCYWRWGQKEEISNREAVEDIIDFLEIEAIRKTPAGMLPYGLQKRVELGRALAAKPKLLLLDEPMAGMNLEEKEDIARFILDANEERGITIALIEHDMGVVMDISDRIVVLDYGRKIAEGTPGEIRDNPEVIKAYLGAHGKK